The following coding sequences lie in one Glycine max cultivar Williams 82 chromosome 19, Glycine_max_v4.0, whole genome shotgun sequence genomic window:
- the LOC100787734 gene encoding alpha-L-arabinofuranosidase 1: MAYCSLKVLFGVVLYAFAFQHCYADANSTLIVNAASNNATARQIPNTFLGVFVEEINHAGAGGLWAELVINRGFEAGGPNNALNVYNWSIIGDESSISVSISRTSCFERNKAALQMEVYCGAHKPCPYGVGISNPGYWGMNIEQGKRYKVVYHVKSERKFDFQLSFTGVDVIKVASSRRHVYGDGKWKRVETIVEAKTTNHYSSLQITTTREGSYLLDQVSVMPLDTYMGHGFRNDLFQMVADLKPKFLRFPGGCYVEGNYLRNRFQWKDTIGPWEERPGHLGDVWNYWSDDGIGFFEYLLLAEDLGALPIWVFNAGFGLNDEIDTSSIESYVQDALDGIEFARGSPTSQWGSVRAAMGHPTPFDLRYVAVGNENCWQTYFNYQGNYLKFYEAIKAAYPDIQIISNCDASRKPLNHPADLFDFHTYPSSNDMFSLFTKFDNTSRSGPKAFVSEYAVKSDAANGNLLAAVAEAAFLIGLEKNSDIVEMVSYAPLFLNINDKRWIPDAIVFDSYQVYGTPSYWVQKLFIESSGATFIDSTLSTTSSNKLAASVIIWQDSSDKKNYLRIKAVNFGAAAESLDIDLSGLDSNVQQYGSTITVLTSTNVMDENSFLEPKKVVPQTSPLEIDDKHLIVLLPSYSVISLDFLI, from the exons atgGCGTATTGTTCTCTCAAGGTTTTGTTTGGTGTTGTGCTCTATGCCTTTGCGTTCCAACATTGCTACGCTGATGCAAACTCAACACTGATTGTAAATGCTGCTTCCAATAATGCAACTGCAAGGCAAATTCCTAACACTTTTCTTGGAGTATTCGTTGAG GAGATTAATCATGCTGGCGCAGGGGGACTGTGGGCTGAACTTGTTATCAATAGAG gcTTTGAAGCTGGAGGCCCAAACAATGCCTTAAATGTTTATAATTGGTCTATTATTGGAGATGAATCATCCATTTCGGTATCAATTAGCCGTACCTCTTGCTTTGAGCGCAATAAAGCTGCATTGCAAATGGAGGTGTATTGTGGTGCTCACAAACCTTGCCCATATGGTGTTGGTATCTCTAACCCTGGTTATTGGGGCATG AATATTGAGCAAGGGAAGAGGTATAAGGTGGTCTATCATGTTAAATCAGAAAGAAAGTTTGATTTTCAACTGTCATTCACGGGTGTTGATGTTATAAAAGTGGCATCTAGTAGAAG ACATGTTTATGGAGATGGAAAATGGAAAAGGGTGGAGACAATAGTGGAAGCAAAAACTACTAATCACTATTCAAGTCTTCAAATAACCACAACAAGAGAAGGGAGTTACTTGTTAGACCAAGTGTCAGTTATGCCATTGGACACTTACATG GGTCATGGCTTCCGAAATGACCTTTTTCAAATGGTGGCAgatttgaaaccaaaatttctCAGATTTCCAG GTGGTTGTTATGTTGAAGGAAATTATCTGAGAAACCGATTTCAATGGAAAGATACTATTGGACCATGGGAGGAGAGACCTGGGCACCTTGGTGATGTTTGGAACTATTGGAGTGATGATGGAATTGGTTTTTTTGAGTATCTCCTG CTAGCAGAGGACCTTGGGGCATTGCCGATATGGGTGTTTAACGCTG GTTTCGGCCTTAATGATGAAATTGATACATCATCCATAGAATCCTATGTGCAA GACGCCCTCGATGGCATTGAATTTGCAAGAGGCTCTCCTACATCACAATGGGGTTCTGTTAGAGCTGCAATGGGACATCCTACCCCATTTGACTTGAGATATGTTGCTGTTGGAAATGAAAATTGTTGgcaaacttattttaattatcaag gAAACTACCTTAAGTTCTATGAGGCTATAAAAGCTGCCTACCCAGATATTCAAATTATCTCAAATTGTGATGCTTCCAGAAAACCATTAAATCACCCGGCTGATTTGTTCGATTTTCAT acATATCCAAGCTCCAATGACATGTTTTCTCTGTTTACTAAGTTCGACAACACATCACGATCTGGTCCAAAG GCTTTTGTTAGTGAATACGCTGTGAAAAGTGATGCTGCAAACGGAAATCTCTTGGCTGCTGTGGCTGAAGCCGCATTTCTTATTGGACTAGAAAAGAACAG TGATATTGTGGAGATGGTTTCTTATGCACCacttttcttaaatataaatgaCAAGAG ATGGATTCCCGATGCAATTGTGTTCGACTCTTATCAGGTTTATGGAACTCCTAGCTATTGGGTGCAGAAACTTTTTATTGAATCCAGTGGAGCAACATTTATTGACTCGACACTCAGTACAACTTCATCTAATAAACTTGCTGCATCTGTAATTATTTGGCAAGATTCTTCAGATAAGAAAAATTACCTAAGAATAAAG GCAGTAAACTTTGGAGCAGCCGCTGAGAGTCTTGACATTGATTTAAGTGGGTTGGACTCAAATGTGCAACAATATGGTTCTACAATAACAGTGCTTACATCAACCAACGTAATGGATGAAAATTCATTCTTGGAGCCGAAGAAG GTGGTGCCACAAACAAGTCCATTGGAGATTGATGACAAACACCTGATTGTTCTTCTCCCTTCCTATTCAGTGATATCATTggattttttaatatga